From the genome of Streptomyces sp. NBC_00659, one region includes:
- a CDS encoding ECF subfamily RNA polymerase sigma factor, BldN family translates to MYSHVGVDASGLATLRATVLDRLRGFVPTAYAVPAFALPAPVGPCYALADGNAAVGRRGRSGSATTARRPAADSDSARMMDLVERAQAGEADAFGRLYDQYSDTVYRYIYYRVGGKATAEDLTSETFLRALRRIGTFTWQGRDFGAWLVTIARNLVADHFKSSRFRLEVTTGEMLDANEVERSPEDSVLESLSNAALLDAVKRLNPQQQECVTLRFLQGLSVAETARVMGKNEGAIKTLQYRAVRTLARLLPEDVR, encoded by the coding sequence GTGTACTCACACGTCGGGGTTGACGCCTCGGGCCTGGCTACGCTGCGCGCAACGGTCCTGGACCGTCTGCGCGGCTTCGTCCCCACCGCGTACGCCGTCCCCGCCTTCGCCCTCCCCGCGCCCGTCGGACCTTGCTACGCCCTGGCCGACGGCAACGCGGCGGTCGGCAGGCGGGGCCGCTCAGGCTCGGCCACCACCGCACGCCGTCCGGCCGCGGACAGTGACAGCGCCCGGATGATGGATCTCGTGGAGCGCGCCCAGGCCGGCGAGGCCGACGCCTTCGGACGGCTCTACGACCAGTACAGCGACACCGTGTACCGCTACATCTACTACCGGGTTGGAGGTAAGGCGACCGCCGAGGACCTCACCAGTGAGACCTTTCTGCGGGCGCTGCGACGGATCGGCACCTTCACCTGGCAGGGGCGTGACTTCGGCGCCTGGCTCGTGACCATCGCCCGGAACCTGGTGGCCGATCATTTCAAGTCCAGCCGCTTCCGGCTGGAAGTGACCACCGGCGAGATGCTCGACGCCAACGAGGTCGAGCGTTCCCCCGAGGACTCCGTCCTGGAGTCCCTGTCGAACGCCGCGCTGCTCGACGCCGTGAAACGGCTCAACCCTCAGCAGCAGGAGTGCGTGACACTCCGCTTCCTCCAGGGGCTCTCGGTCGCCGAGACCGCCCGGGTGATGGGCAAGAACGAGGGCGCCATCAAGACCCTCCAGTACCGGGCCGTCCGCACACTGGCCCGGCTCCTGCCCGAAGACGTCCGCTGA
- a CDS encoding HAD family hydrolase produces the protein MAALGWLTPRRRSATARSVLAGEASAEAARKSSQELQELEELAPPDAVEEPDFPVLGDDKAAAFFDLDNTVMQGAALFHFGRGLYKRKFFETRDLAKFAWQQAWFRLAGVEDPEHMQEARDSALSIVKGHRVSELMSIGEEIYDEYMAERIWPGTRALAQAHLDAGQKVWLVTAAPVEIATVIARRLGLTGALGTVAESVDGIYTGKLVGEPLHGPAKAEAVRALASAEDLDLSRCAAYSDSHNDIPMLSLVGHPYAINPDSKLRKHARDFDWRLRDYRTARKAAKVGIPAAAGVGAVAGGTAAAIALHRRRR, from the coding sequence ATGGCCGCTCTCGGATGGCTCACTCCCCGTAGGCGCTCCGCAACCGCGCGGAGCGTGTTGGCAGGCGAGGCCTCTGCGGAGGCAGCGCGCAAGTCCTCGCAGGAACTGCAGGAACTGGAAGAACTGGCACCACCGGACGCCGTGGAGGAACCCGACTTCCCGGTGCTCGGCGACGACAAGGCCGCCGCGTTCTTCGATCTCGACAACACCGTGATGCAAGGTGCTGCCCTCTTCCACTTCGGGCGCGGGCTGTACAAGCGGAAGTTCTTCGAGACCCGCGACCTCGCGAAGTTCGCCTGGCAGCAGGCGTGGTTCAGGCTGGCCGGTGTCGAGGACCCCGAGCACATGCAGGAAGCGCGTGACTCCGCGCTGTCGATCGTGAAGGGCCACCGGGTCTCCGAGCTGATGTCGATCGGCGAGGAGATCTACGACGAGTACATGGCCGAGCGGATCTGGCCCGGTACCCGCGCGCTCGCCCAGGCGCACCTGGACGCCGGCCAGAAGGTGTGGCTCGTCACGGCGGCGCCGGTGGAGATCGCCACGGTGATCGCACGGCGGCTCGGCCTCACGGGCGCGCTGGGCACGGTCGCGGAATCGGTGGACGGGATCTACACGGGCAAGCTGGTCGGCGAGCCCCTGCACGGTCCGGCGAAGGCGGAGGCCGTACGGGCGCTGGCGTCCGCGGAGGACCTGGACCTGTCCCGCTGCGCGGCCTACAGCGACTCGCACAACGACATTCCGATGCTCTCGCTGGTCGGACACCCGTACGCGATCAACCCGGACTCGAAACTGCGCAAGCACGCGCGGGACTTCGACTGGCGGCTGCGGGACTACCGCACGGCGCGCAAGGCCGCGAAGGTCGGGATTCCCGCCGCGGCCGGGGTCGGCGCGGTGGCCGGCGGCACGGCCGCCGCGATCGCCCTGCACCGGCGACGCCGCTAG
- the hemC gene encoding hydroxymethylbilane synthase, giving the protein MSEQALRLGTRRSKLAMAQSGQVADAVSRVTGRPVELVEITTYGDVSRENLAQIGGTGVFVTALREALVRGEVDFAVHSLKDLPTAQPENLALAAVPVREDVRDVLVARDGLTFEQLPDGARVGTGSPRRMAQLNAYARSHGMSIETVAIRGNVDTRIGYVHSGELDAVVLAAAGLNRIGRIDEVTDFLSVDTVLPAPGQGALAIECTADNADLVAALAELDDPFTRAAVTAERSLLAALEAGCSAPVGAYADLLADGQIVKEMRLRGVVGMTDGSTLVQLSTTGPVPETHDQAMSLGRELAAEMLAKGAAGLMGERAL; this is encoded by the coding sequence ATGAGTGAGCAGGCTTTGAGACTGGGGACGAGGCGGAGCAAACTCGCCATGGCCCAGTCCGGGCAGGTGGCGGATGCCGTGAGCCGGGTGACCGGACGGCCCGTCGAGCTCGTTGAGATCACGACGTACGGCGATGTCTCCCGCGAGAACCTCGCGCAGATCGGCGGCACGGGCGTCTTCGTGACCGCGCTGCGCGAGGCACTGGTGCGCGGGGAGGTCGACTTCGCCGTGCACTCCCTCAAGGATCTGCCGACCGCGCAGCCCGAGAACCTCGCGCTGGCCGCCGTGCCGGTGCGCGAGGACGTCCGCGACGTGCTCGTCGCCCGCGACGGACTGACCTTCGAGCAGCTTCCGGACGGCGCGCGCGTCGGCACCGGTTCGCCGCGTCGTATGGCCCAGCTCAACGCGTACGCGCGCAGTCACGGCATGTCGATCGAGACGGTCGCCATCCGAGGCAACGTCGACACCCGCATCGGGTACGTCCACTCCGGGGAGCTCGACGCCGTCGTCCTCGCCGCAGCCGGACTCAACCGGATCGGCCGCATCGACGAGGTCACCGACTTCCTGTCGGTCGACACCGTTCTGCCCGCCCCCGGCCAGGGGGCCCTGGCGATCGAGTGCACCGCGGACAACGCGGACCTCGTCGCCGCGCTCGCCGAGCTCGACGACCCGTTCACCCGGGCCGCCGTGACCGCCGAGCGATCTCTGCTTGCCGCCCTGGAGGCCGGTTGCAGCGCTCCCGTGGGCGCGTACGCCGACCTGCTGGCCGACGGGCAGATTGTCAAGGAGATGCGCCTGCGCGGCGTCGTCGGCATGACCGACGGCTCGACGCTGGTGCAGCTGTCCACCACCGGTCCCGTGCCCGAGACACATGACCAAGCGATGTCGCTCGGCCGTGAACTCGCTGCCGAGATGCTTGCCAAGGGCGCGGCCGGTCTGATGGGGGAGCGAGCACTGTGA
- a CDS encoding glutaredoxin family protein, with the protein MARMSPMFRRSDRRTETKAPVEHLVTLIRKPGCHLCDDAQEVIEKVCSDLGVPWEGKDITEDEELHRRYWEQIPVVLVDGAQHTFWRVNEERLRKALTR; encoded by the coding sequence ATGGCACGCATGAGCCCCATGTTCCGGCGCAGCGACCGCCGTACGGAGACGAAGGCGCCCGTGGAGCACCTGGTCACGCTGATCAGGAAGCCCGGGTGTCATCTGTGTGATGACGCACAGGAAGTGATCGAGAAGGTGTGTTCCGATCTCGGGGTTCCCTGGGAGGGGAAGGACATCACCGAGGACGAGGAGCTGCACCGCCGGTACTGGGAGCAGATCCCGGTCGTGCTGGTGGACGGCGCGCAGCACACCTTCTGGCGCGTGAACGAGGAACGCCTTCGCAAAGCCCTGACGCGGTGA
- a CDS encoding redox-sensing transcriptional repressor Rex → MATGRTHRPATRSRGIPEATVARLPLYLRALTALSERSVPTVSSEELAAAAGVNSAKLRKDFSYLGSYGTRGVGYDVEYLVYQISRELGLTQDWPVVIVGIGNLGAALANYGGFASRGFRVAALIDADPAMAGKPVAGIPVQHTDDLEKIIDENGVSIGVIATPAGAAQPVCDRLVAAGVTSILNFAPTVLSVPDGVDVRKVDLSIELQILAFHEQRKAGEEAEAQAGAAAQAERENNGKGPDGDVPAVMPA, encoded by the coding sequence GTGGCAACTGGCCGAACTCACCGACCGGCGACCCGCAGCCGAGGAATTCCCGAGGCCACCGTCGCCCGGCTTCCGCTGTACCTCCGAGCCCTCACCGCACTGTCGGAGCGCTCGGTACCCACGGTCTCATCCGAGGAACTCGCGGCCGCGGCGGGGGTCAACTCCGCGAAGCTGCGCAAGGACTTCTCCTACCTCGGCTCCTACGGGACCCGTGGTGTGGGGTACGACGTCGAGTATCTCGTGTACCAGATCTCCCGGGAACTGGGCCTGACCCAGGACTGGCCGGTCGTGATCGTCGGCATCGGCAACCTCGGTGCGGCACTGGCCAACTACGGAGGGTTCGCGTCCCGCGGATTCCGCGTGGCCGCGCTCATCGACGCCGATCCCGCGATGGCCGGCAAGCCCGTCGCAGGGATCCCGGTGCAGCACACGGACGACCTGGAAAAGATCATCGACGAGAACGGTGTCTCGATCGGTGTCATCGCCACCCCGGCCGGGGCCGCCCAGCCCGTGTGCGACCGTCTGGTCGCCGCCGGAGTCACCTCCATCCTGAACTTCGCGCCGACCGTCCTGTCCGTCCCGGACGGCGTCGACGTGCGCAAGGTCGATCTCTCCATCGAGCTGCAGATCCTCGCGTTCCACGAGCAGCGCAAGGCCGGCGAGGAGGCCGAGGCGCAGGCCGGTGCCGCCGCCCAGGCCGAGCGGGAGAACAACGGCAAAGGGCCCGACGGGGACGTTCCCGCCGTGATGCCGGCATGA
- a CDS encoding glutamyl-tRNA reductase — MSLLVVGLSHRSAPVSVLERAALSADAQVKLLQDTLATEPATEGAVLATCNRIELYADVDKFHAGVAELSTLLARHSGVGLEELTPHLYVHYEDRAVHHLFSVACGLDSMVVGEGQILGQIKDALATAQELHTAGRLLNDLFQQALRVGKRAHSETGIDRAGQSLVTFGLEQLSDGRPVELWAKDKKALVIGAGSMSSLAAATLARIGVGEIVIANRTPDRAERLAEILTGGDDTDVLARAVPMDSVPVELTRADIAVSCTGATGLVLTAETVAAAVEGRTGTPAARRETAAGPAGHLAPADAGAEDACPLDLSAVQGATGFSVMGEAAVAGMDAATLEQHAAWVDKGTGTVERRDSRRTPAEDAEADAEIIAALAASAATTGRVPERRRPEPVAEAPRPAPVLALLDLAMPRDIDAVVHRLLGVRFVDLETLAEASADAPMAADVDQVRRIVSDEVAAFGAAQRAAHITPTVVALRAMAADVVANEISRLDGRLPDLDDKLRGEITQTVRRVVDKLLHAPTVRVKQLAAEPGGAGYADALRTLFDLDPETVAAVSRAENNTENAKNRGRA; from the coding sequence ATGAGTCTCCTCGTCGTCGGGCTGAGCCACCGCAGTGCTCCGGTCAGCGTCCTCGAACGCGCCGCGCTGTCCGCGGACGCGCAGGTCAAGCTGCTCCAGGACACCCTCGCCACCGAGCCGGCCACCGAGGGCGCGGTCCTCGCGACCTGCAACCGCATCGAGCTGTACGCCGACGTGGACAAGTTCCACGCGGGCGTCGCCGAGCTGTCCACGCTCCTCGCCCGGCACAGCGGCGTCGGCCTGGAGGAGCTCACTCCCCACCTGTACGTGCACTACGAGGACCGGGCCGTCCACCACCTCTTCTCGGTGGCCTGCGGCCTGGACTCGATGGTCGTCGGCGAGGGTCAGATCCTCGGCCAGATCAAGGACGCGCTCGCCACCGCGCAGGAGCTGCACACCGCGGGCCGCCTCCTGAACGACCTGTTCCAGCAGGCCCTGCGGGTCGGCAAGCGCGCCCACTCCGAGACCGGCATCGACCGCGCCGGACAGTCCCTGGTCACCTTCGGCCTGGAGCAGCTGTCCGACGGACGGCCTGTCGAGCTCTGGGCCAAGGACAAGAAGGCCCTGGTCATCGGCGCGGGATCGATGTCCTCGCTGGCCGCCGCGACGCTCGCGCGCATCGGCGTCGGCGAGATCGTGATCGCCAACCGCACCCCCGACCGCGCCGAGCGGCTCGCCGAGATCCTCACCGGCGGCGACGACACGGACGTGCTGGCCCGCGCGGTACCGATGGACTCGGTGCCGGTCGAGCTGACACGTGCCGACATCGCCGTCTCGTGCACCGGGGCGACCGGGCTCGTCCTGACGGCCGAGACCGTCGCGGCCGCCGTCGAAGGGCGTACGGGAACGCCCGCGGCACGGCGCGAGACGGCGGCCGGCCCGGCCGGTCACCTCGCTCCCGCCGACGCCGGAGCCGAGGACGCCTGCCCGCTGGACCTGTCCGCCGTGCAGGGCGCCACCGGCTTCTCCGTCATGGGCGAGGCCGCCGTCGCCGGCATGGACGCGGCCACCCTGGAGCAGCACGCCGCCTGGGTGGACAAGGGCACCGGAACCGTCGAGCGCCGCGACAGCCGTCGTACGCCCGCCGAGGACGCCGAAGCCGACGCCGAGATCATCGCCGCGCTGGCCGCCTCCGCGGCGACGACCGGCCGCGTCCCCGAGCGCCGCAGGCCCGAACCCGTCGCCGAGGCACCCCGCCCCGCGCCGGTGCTCGCGCTGCTCGACCTCGCGATGCCCCGTGACATCGACGCTGTCGTACATCGGCTGCTCGGTGTACGGTTCGTCGACCTGGAGACGCTCGCCGAAGCTTCCGCGGACGCGCCGATGGCCGCCGATGTGGACCAGGTCCGCCGGATCGTCTCCGACGAGGTGGCCGCGTTCGGCGCCGCCCAGCGGGCCGCGCACATCACGCCCACCGTCGTCGCGCTGCGCGCCATGGCCGCCGACGTCGTCGCGAACGAGATCTCGCGGCTGGACGGACGGCTGCCGGACCTCGACGACAAGCTGCGAGGCGAGATCACCCAGACCGTGCGGCGCGTCGTCGACAAACTGCTGCACGCGCCGACCGTACGGGTCAAGCAGCTCGCCGCCGAACCCGGCGGCGCCGGGTACGCGGACGCGCTGCGGACCCTGTTCGACCTGGACCCGGAGACGGTCGCCGCCGTCTCGCGGGCCGAGAACAACACCGAGAACGCCAAGAACCGAGGGCGAGCATGA
- a CDS encoding lysophospholipid acyltransferase family protein: MADAKVIPFDDDRSRGAAAQRPARRRAGGSRRKGEPVVVREVQPMPGRTLPQDDVPVTQEEQPQKPQQGGTSLEQRIAGGLSFLRRRLTGDYEIDEFGYDQELTDQVLMSLIRPVYEKYFRVDVKGIENIPSDGGALIVANHSGTLPLDGLMMQVAVHDNHPANRHLRLLAADLVFMLPVVNELARKAGHTLACAEDAERLLERGELVGVMPEGFKGIGKPFSERYKLQRFGRGGFVSTALRAGTPIIPCSIVGAEEIYPMIGNAKTLARLLGFPYFPITPTFPWLGPLGAVPLPTKWTIQFGEPIRTDGYPPEAADDPMLMFNLTDQVREQIQHTLYKLLVQRRSVFF; this comes from the coding sequence ATGGCGGACGCCAAGGTCATTCCGTTCGACGACGACCGCTCGCGCGGGGCTGCGGCGCAGCGCCCGGCGAGGCGCCGGGCCGGGGGAAGCCGGCGCAAGGGTGAGCCCGTGGTCGTGCGCGAGGTCCAGCCCATGCCCGGGCGGACCCTTCCGCAGGATGATGTTCCCGTGACGCAGGAGGAACAGCCCCAGAAGCCTCAGCAGGGCGGTACGAGCCTGGAGCAGCGCATCGCGGGGGGCCTGTCCTTCCTGCGCCGCAGGCTCACCGGCGACTACGAGATCGACGAGTTCGGGTACGACCAGGAGCTGACCGACCAGGTCCTGATGTCACTGATCCGGCCGGTGTACGAGAAGTACTTCCGCGTCGACGTGAAGGGCATCGAGAACATCCCGTCCGACGGTGGCGCCCTGATCGTCGCCAACCACTCGGGCACGCTTCCGCTGGACGGCCTGATGATGCAGGTCGCCGTCCACGACAACCACCCCGCGAACCGTCATCTGCGTCTGCTCGCCGCCGACCTGGTGTTCATGCTGCCGGTCGTCAACGAGCTGGCCCGCAAGGCCGGTCACACCCTGGCCTGCGCGGAGGACGCCGAGCGGCTGCTGGAGCGCGGTGAACTGGTCGGTGTGATGCCGGAGGGCTTCAAGGGCATCGGCAAGCCGTTCAGCGAGCGCTACAAGCTCCAGCGGTTCGGCCGGGGCGGCTTCGTCTCGACGGCGCTGCGCGCCGGCACCCCGATCATTCCGTGCTCGATCGTCGGGGCGGAGGAGATCTACCCGATGATCGGCAACGCGAAGACCCTCGCGCGGCTGCTGGGATTCCCGTACTTCCCGATCACGCCGACCTTCCCGTGGCTGGGCCCGCTCGGCGCGGTCCCGCTGCCCACCAAGTGGACGATCCAGTTCGGCGAGCCGATCCGCACGGACGGTTACCCGCCGGAGGCGGCGGACGATCCGATGCTGATGTTCAACCTGACCGACCAGGTCAGGGAGCAGATCCAGCACACCCTGTACAAGCTGCTGGTCCAGCGCAGGTCCGTGTTCTTCTGA
- a CDS encoding 30S ribosomal protein bS22, producing the protein MGSVIKKRRKRMAKKKHRKLLKRTRVQRRNKK; encoded by the coding sequence GTGGGCTCTGTTATCAAGAAGCGGCGCAAGCGGATGGCGAAGAAGAAGCACCGCAAGCTGCTCAAGCGCACTCGCGTTCAGCGTCGCAACAAGAAGTAA
- a CDS encoding DUF5667 domain-containing protein, whose protein sequence is MIANVSTHRRANAFAQALEEIDQGTAAEQPDGSAPSRAAAEQTGQGLLLALATGLGELPQPELDPEVKIVQRAQLVAAMEAMLQEGTAAGGEGPGRGLPEQRSHRAKGSHRATGLGKLRPRSRLSKGLAAGGLTVGVAAGAFGGVAAASSDALPGDSLYGLKRGMEDIKLGLADGDSDRGELYLDQASNRLSEARRLMERGRSGHLDHESMGEIRRALSGMQHDASEGHRLLHEAYERDGTLGPIQTLSAFSQSHREAWGSLRDRLPVQLGDVSDQVSSVFEAIDDEVDPLRSLLPKTPAPEGTGRHRGKSEESTASPGTETPAPSAGSGSTGESHSSGKPKPSSSGSSGEGLLGGGTGGLLDPPQDDTSTSPSSGSSKSSATSEPDVTLPPLLPGLLPGLGIDTQDSD, encoded by the coding sequence GTGATCGCGAACGTATCAACACACCGGCGGGCGAACGCCTTCGCCCAGGCCCTGGAGGAGATCGACCAGGGCACGGCGGCCGAGCAGCCCGATGGGTCGGCACCGTCCCGGGCTGCTGCGGAACAGACCGGGCAAGGGCTGCTGTTGGCCCTCGCCACCGGTCTCGGCGAGCTGCCCCAACCGGAGCTGGACCCGGAGGTCAAGATCGTGCAGCGAGCCCAGCTCGTCGCCGCGATGGAGGCCATGCTGCAGGAAGGCACCGCCGCCGGAGGCGAGGGTCCGGGCCGTGGCCTGCCCGAACAGCGGTCCCATAGGGCCAAGGGCTCGCACCGGGCGACAGGACTGGGGAAGCTGCGGCCCCGGTCCCGGCTGTCCAAAGGACTGGCCGCGGGCGGGCTCACCGTCGGTGTGGCCGCCGGAGCCTTCGGCGGTGTGGCCGCCGCGAGCTCCGACGCCCTGCCCGGTGACTCGCTCTACGGGCTCAAACGCGGCATGGAAGACATCAAGCTGGGTCTGGCCGACGGCGACAGCGACCGGGGCGAGCTCTACCTCGACCAGGCCTCGAACCGCCTGAGCGAGGCCCGTCGGCTGATGGAACGGGGCCGCTCGGGACATCTCGACCACGAGTCCATGGGCGAGATCCGCCGCGCTCTGTCCGGCATGCAGCACGACGCCTCCGAGGGTCACCGGCTGCTGCACGAGGCGTACGAACGGGACGGCACACTGGGCCCCATCCAGACCCTGTCCGCGTTCTCCCAGTCGCACCGCGAGGCCTGGGGCTCACTGCGCGACCGACTGCCCGTGCAGCTCGGTGACGTCAGTGACCAGGTCTCGTCGGTCTTCGAGGCCATAGACGACGAGGTCGACCCGCTGCGCTCGCTGCTGCCCAAGACACCCGCCCCCGAGGGCACCGGCCGTCACCGGGGCAAGAGCGAGGAGTCCACCGCCTCGCCGGGTACGGAGACTCCGGCACCCAGCGCCGGCAGCGGATCGACGGGCGAGAGCCACAGCAGCGGCAAGCCCAAGCCGTCCAGTTCGGGCAGCAGCGGCGAGGGCCTGCTCGGCGGCGGCACCGGCGGTCTGCTCGACCCGCCGCAGGACGACACCAGCACCTCTCCGTCGTCCGGCAGCAGCAAGAGCAGCGCGACGAGCGAACCCGATGTCACCCTGCCGCCGCTGCTCCCCGGCCTCCTGCCGGGCCTCGGCATCGACACGCAGGACAGCGACTGA
- a CDS encoding NAD-dependent epimerase/dehydratase family protein: MGKVVLVTGVARRLGGRFVRQIQRDPQVDRVIAVDAVPPEHHIGGADFVQADIRQPTIARLLAEYSVDTVVHMDVTGTALGSGSRTTVKETNVIGTMQLLGACQKSPTVKRLVVKSSTNVYGSAPRDPAVFTETTSPKALPSGGFAKDTTEVEGYVRGFARRRPDVAVCVLRFANILGPSADSPLASYFSLPVLPTVFGYDPRLQFVHESDVIEVLRLAAHDPRRGTLNSGTFNIAGDGVLLLSQCARRLGRPTVPLLLPALSWVGTAVRTLGVTDFSPEQLRLLTHGRVVATVQMRETLGYQPKYTTAEAFADFAQSRGPGLLPPEALAGAVDKIAALPALGGGHRPTQSAN, translated from the coding sequence TTGGGGAAGGTCGTGCTCGTGACCGGGGTGGCCCGGCGGCTCGGGGGCCGGTTCGTACGACAGATCCAGCGTGACCCGCAGGTGGACCGGGTGATCGCCGTGGACGCGGTGCCTCCCGAGCACCACATCGGTGGCGCCGACTTCGTACAGGCCGACATCCGCCAGCCGACCATCGCCCGGCTGCTCGCCGAGTACTCCGTCGATACGGTCGTCCACATGGATGTGACGGGCACGGCGCTGGGCTCCGGCAGCCGGACCACGGTCAAGGAGACCAACGTCATCGGCACCATGCAGCTCCTCGGTGCCTGCCAGAAGTCCCCGACGGTCAAGCGGCTCGTCGTGAAGTCCAGCACGAACGTCTACGGCTCGGCGCCGCGCGACCCCGCCGTCTTCACCGAGACCACCTCGCCCAAGGCGCTGCCCAGTGGCGGCTTCGCGAAGGACACGACCGAGGTCGAGGGCTATGTGCGCGGCTTCGCGCGCCGCAGGCCCGATGTCGCCGTGTGCGTGCTGCGGTTCGCCAACATCCTCGGTCCGAGCGCGGACTCGCCGCTCGCCTCGTACTTCTCGCTGCCGGTGCTGCCGACGGTGTTCGGCTACGACCCGCGGCTCCAGTTCGTCCACGAGAGCGACGTCATCGAGGTGCTGCGGCTCGCCGCGCACGACCCGCGGCGGGGCACGCTCAACAGCGGCACGTTCAACATCGCCGGGGACGGCGTCCTGCTGCTCTCGCAGTGCGCGCGGCGGCTCGGACGGCCCACGGTCCCGCTCCTGCTGCCGGCCCTCAGCTGGGTCGGTACGGCCGTGCGTACCCTGGGGGTGACGGACTTCTCGCCCGAGCAGTTGCGGCTGCTCACGCACGGCAGGGTGGTCGCGACGGTCCAGATGCGCGAAACCCTGGGCTACCAGCCGAAGTACACGACGGCGGAGGCCTTCGCGGACTTCGCCCAGAGCAGGGGTCCTGGCCTCCTGCCCCCGGAGGCCCTTGCGGGGGCCGTGGACAAGATCGCCGCGCTGCCTGCTCTGGGCGGCGGCCACCGCCCGACGCAGAGCGCCAACTGA
- a CDS encoding bifunctional uroporphyrinogen-III C-methyltransferase/uroporphyrinogen-III synthase: MSPTNFPAGPVHGHVTFLGAGPGDPGLLTLRAVEALANADVIVAEHDVLDVVRGHTRQGVAVLHTDPDTSPVPYPGTGTPQLTVVDGVSTTVGDPASRDAANLVMTAARGGKRVVRAVSGDPGLDTYAAEEMLACVAAGVPFEVVPGIAAAVGVPAYAGVPLRDAQGADVRFVDARTASNRCWTEVGASDGTVVVSSTLDSVAAAAGELVASGRKPDTPMSVTIAGTTTRQRTWSATLGTIAQTLKQAKVLPSPDGGRPVIAVVGERSAAAQRDRLSWFESKPMFGWKVLVPRTKEQAASLSDQLRSYGAVPYEVPTIAVEPPRTPQQMERAVKGLVTGRYEWIAFTSVNAVKAVREKFEEYGLDARAFAGIKVAAVGEQTANALVAFGVKPDLVPSGEQSAAGLLEDWPPYDPVFDPIDRVFLPRADIATETLVAGLIELGWEVDDVTAYRTVRASPPPADTREAIKSGGFDAVLFTSSSTVRNLVGIAGKPHNVTVIACIGPATAKTAEEHGLRVDVMAPEPSVHKLAEALAEFGLRRRAAALDAGDPVTRPSERRPGSRRRRTT; the protein is encoded by the coding sequence GTGAGCCCCACCAACTTTCCCGCCGGTCCGGTCCACGGGCACGTCACCTTCCTGGGTGCCGGACCCGGAGATCCAGGGCTGTTGACACTGCGCGCCGTGGAGGCGCTGGCGAACGCGGACGTCATCGTCGCCGAGCACGACGTGCTCGACGTTGTGCGCGGTCACACCAGACAAGGCGTCGCTGTTCTGCACACGGATCCGGACACTTCGCCGGTTCCGTACCCGGGCACAGGCACGCCTCAGCTGACGGTTGTTGACGGCGTGTCAACGACCGTTGGTGACCCCGCGTCGAGGGACGCAGCCAATCTTGTCATGACGGCCGCGCGGGGCGGCAAGCGGGTCGTACGTGCGGTGTCCGGTGACCCCGGGCTCGACACCTACGCCGCCGAGGAGATGCTGGCCTGCGTCGCCGCGGGTGTTCCGTTCGAGGTGGTGCCCGGCATCGCGGCCGCCGTCGGTGTGCCCGCGTACGCAGGTGTGCCACTGCGGGACGCGCAGGGCGCGGACGTACGGTTCGTCGACGCGCGGACCGCCTCGAACCGCTGCTGGACCGAGGTCGGCGCCTCCGACGGCACCGTCGTGGTGTCGTCGACGCTTGACTCGGTGGCCGCGGCCGCGGGTGAGCTGGTGGCCTCCGGCCGCAAGCCCGACACCCCGATGTCCGTGACGATCGCCGGTACGACGACCCGCCAGCGCACCTGGTCGGCCACCCTCGGCACGATCGCGCAGACGCTGAAGCAGGCGAAGGTGCTGCCGTCCCCGGACGGTGGCCGCCCGGTCATAGCCGTGGTCGGTGAGCGTTCCGCCGCCGCCCAGCGCGACCGGCTGTCGTGGTTCGAGTCCAAGCCGATGTTCGGCTGGAAGGTGCTCGTGCCGCGTACGAAGGAGCAGGCGGCGTCGCTCTCCGACCAGCTGCGGTCGTACGGGGCCGTGCCCTACGAGGTGCCGACGATCGCCGTCGAGCCTCCGCGCACGCCCCAGCAGATGGAGCGCGCGGTCAAGGGCCTGGTGACGGGCCGCTACGAGTGGATCGCCTTCACCTCGGTCAACGCCGTCAAGGCGGTCCGGGAGAAGTTCGAGGAGTACGGCCTCGACGCGCGTGCCTTCGCGGGCATCAAGGTCGCGGCGGTCGGCGAGCAGACCGCGAACGCGCTCGTCGCCTTCGGCGTGAAGCCGGACCTGGTGCCGAGCGGTGAGCAGTCGGCCGCGGGCCTCCTGGAGGACTGGCCGCCCTACGACCCGGTCTTCGACCCGATCGACCGTGTCTTCCTGCCCCGGGCCGACATCGCCACCGAGACCCTGGTGGCCGGGCTCATCGAGCTGGGCTGGGAGGTCGACGACGTCACGGCGTACCGCACCGTGCGCGCGTCGCCGCCGCCGGCCGACACCCGTGAGGCGATCAAGAGCGGCGGCTTCGACGCGGTGCTCTTCACCTCGTCGTCGACGGTGCGGAACCTGGTCGGTATCGCCGGCAAGCCGCACAACGTGACCGTGATCGCCTGCATCGGTCCGGCCACGGCCAAGACGGCCGAGGAGCACGGGCTGCGGGTGGACGTGATGGCTCCCGAGCCCTCCGTGCACAAGCTGGCGGAGGCACTGGCCGAGTTCGGCCTGCGCCGCCGTGCGGCCGCGCTGGACGCCGGTGACCCGGTGACCCGGCCGAGCGAGCGCCGCCCGGGCTCGCGCAGGCGCCGGACCACCTGA